Proteins encoded within one genomic window of Neodiprion fabricii isolate iyNeoFabr1 chromosome 6, iyNeoFabr1.1, whole genome shotgun sequence:
- the LOC124184610 gene encoding hypertrehalosaemic prohormone-like, with product MFGRIKSGCFVLVLAILLIVALGTEAQLNFSTGWGKRVPNPQTGNGGSAMCSSQGKPSVNQLLAIYNLLQNEAQKLLDCQKFTK from the exons AT GTTTGGAAGAATTAAATCAGGCTGCTTCGTGCTGGTACTAGCGATACTTTTAATCGTCGCCCTCGGGACCGAGGCACAATTGAATTTCTCCACCGGATGGGGTAAAAGAGTCCCGAACCCTCAAACAGGAAACGGCGGTAGTGCCATGTGCTCGTCTCAGGGTAAACCTTCGGTGAACCAGCTTCTTgctatatataatttattacag AACGAAGCTCAGAAGTTGTTGGATTGCCAGAAGTTTACAAAGTGA
- the LOC124184608 gene encoding stAR-related lipid transfer protein 7, mitochondrial isoform X2, translating into MHCLHVSNALARRYNPNLIHARNNTSKSFEAIGRKWGGRWVRLWLREQSHEVAKSCARQFECIVAQRVRRTLQIFHLYTKIWDEVALKSFVNIWRRRLGQNTRKYLFGAAGVSAYNWDRERIPDNELHRYSKELTDIYQLRENTVTCAKCHLRLVIDVTQSGVKYCQCHGAKPALASVQNGNGDQWQPFIERQDMIMWRKEEPESGGLYAYKVYGSFPDVSAEDFLHVQVDVEYRKEWDPTARHLEVIDTDPSTESCLDHRSEIVYWEMIWPRLFANRDYVFQRRWLIDKEEGLIVIVSRTSDHPKAPLRPDTHRVSTYWSYMVIKPYTEFDQPGIEFGLTYFDDPGVNIPSAVTTWVAMSVLSFLDKGVPDFLCRMRKATLDYQSRKSNDAKSAMVNIVENQPIVLETCSDSSVSDVGYVSEVKENTETPKEKGDEEPKPERSDKKERSAENTEDKAEDKRESVMGPTPDEERGFLHYFLPSRLFT; encoded by the exons ATGCATTGCCTGCACGTGTCGAACGCCCTTGCTCGTCGTTATAACCCCAATTTGATTCATGCGAGGAACAATACTAGTAAGAGTTTCGAGGCCATCGGAAGAAAATGGGGTGGACGTTGGGTCAGGTTGTGGTTAAGGGAGCAAAGTCATGAGGTGGCAAAATCCTGCGCCAGACAATTCGAGTGCATTGTTGCCCAACGCGTAAGGCGAACActgcaaatttttcacttgtaCACTAAAATTTGGGACGAGGTCGCCCTCAAGTCGTTTGTTAATATATGGCGGCGAAGGCTCGGTCAAAATACTAGAAAGTATTTGTTTGGCGCTGCTGGCGTCTCCGCCTACAATTGGGATCGAGAAAGAATTCCAGACAATGAACTCCACAG ATACTCCAAAGAACTCACGGACATCTACCAGCTGCGAGAGAATACCGTTACGTGCGCAAAGTGCCACCTGAGACTAGTCATTGATGTCACACAGTCTGGAGTTAAATACTGCCAATGTCATGGCGCGAAACCCGCACTGGCATCTGTCCAAAATG GTAACGGAGATCAATGGCAGCCATTCATAGAGAGGCAGGATATGATAATGTGGCGCAAAGAAGAGCCCGAAAGTGGAGGGTTGTATGCTTACAAGGTCTATGGGTCATTTCCAGATGTGTCAGCGGAGGATTTTCTACATGTTCAAGTTGACGTTGAGTATAGAAAAGAATGGGATCCTACTGCCAGACACCTGGAGGTTATTGACACTGATCCCAGCACAGAGTCGTGCTTGGATCATCGCAGTGAAATTGTTTACTGGGAAATGATTTGGCCG AGATTATTTGCAAACAGAGATTACGTCTTTCAAAGAAGATGGCTCATCGATAAGGAAGAGGGCCTTATCGTCATTGTTAGCAGGACATCCGATCATCCCAAGGCCCCACTTAGGCCTGATACGCACAG aGTATCAACGTATTGGTCATACATGGTAATAAAACCATATACGGAATTTGATCAGCCTGGTATTGAGTTTGGATTAACATATTTTGATGACCCTGGTGTAAACATACCGTCAGCTGTGACCACTTGGGTAGCAATGAGTG TTTTATCATTTCTTGATAAAGGGGTTCCTGATTTCTTGTGTCGTATGAGGAAAGCAACACTAGATTACCAGAGCCGCAAATCGAACGATGCAAAATCTGCAATGGTCAATATAGTTGAAAATCAGCCGATTGTTCTGGAGACGTGTAGTGATTCATCTGTTAGTGATGTTGGTTACGTATCCGAAGTGAAGGAAAATACAGAAACACCAAAAGAAAAGGGGGATGAAGAACCAAAGCCAGAGAGAAGTGACAAAAAAGAACGAAGTGCAGAAAATACGGAAGATAAAGCAGAAGACAAAAGAGAAAGCGTAATGGGCCCTACACCAGATGAAGAACGTGGCTTTTTACACTACTTCTTACCGTCCCGACTGTTCACGTGA
- the LOC124184609 gene encoding DNA-directed primase/polymerase protein-like: MSKISKNTFYGKTLIESHAQHQSRVRELSSSIHDSEEAKIKRRRLLGPSEFWGEFWRQQEALLVADQGSSNSMHTFVLQYDEGYRKFIVAHPEIYWLVDESRPKEQRCSYEVIPDGSPCHLYFDLEFGKDLNPSSDGSKMTKTLIDVFCAHFLEHWGFPCRRSEVLSLDSTTDVKFSRHLVFRVKNVMFKNNKYAGRFVKTICSNIRQSLLLDNATRSSVDNILSRFHKEDLAELFINTTKGKELFVDEGVYTRNRHFRIYKSTKLGKNSHLTVSDDSEYILSTTYTNKELGLFLDSLISYVPSTKNLILLEYQDKNSVDAIKYSKECLSQRRVYVRAEKKIESPYPDIDKFILDIVKPGKIREVKLLNNSVLLYAFIDHRYCANIGRPHKSNGVYWVVDLNNKVAFQKCYDHDCAGFKSAPRELPEKICFEMDKETDILLSSVPDPQDCSLRQTDNFVALEDDDLELANIDLP, encoded by the exons ATGagtaaaatatcgaaaaatacattttatggAAAAACATTGATCGAAAGTCACGCTCAGCATCAATCTAGAGTCAGGGAATTATCGTCGTCCATACACGATAGCGAAGAAGCTAAGATTAAGCGAAGACGGTTGTTGGGACCATCTGAATTTTGGGGTGAATTTTGGAGGCAGCAAGAAGCGTTGCTTGTAGCCGATCAAGGAAGTTCAAACTCAATGCATACCTTCGTTTTGCAATATGATGAGGGATACAGAAAATTCATTGTAGCGCACCCAGAAATCTACTGGCTTGTCGATGAATCTAGACCCAAGGAGCAGAGATGTTCATACgag GTTATACCTGACGGCTCTCCTTGCCACCTATATTTTGATTTGGAATTTGGAAAGGATCTAAATCCATCAAGCGATGGCtcaaaaatgacaaaaacaCTGATCGATGTATTTTGTGCACATTTTTTGGAACACTGGGGTTTTCCTTGCAGAAGATCGGAGGTTCTAAGCCTAGACTCAACCACCGACGTTAAATTCAGCCGGCATTTAGTGTTCCGTGTGAAAAACGTTATGTTCAAGAATAACAAATATGCAGGACGGTTTGTTAAAACCATATGCTCTAATATTCGGCAAAGTTTGTTGCTAGACAATGCCACACGATCCTCCGTTGATAATATTTTAAGCCGCTTTCACAAAGAAGATTTGGCAGAGTTATTTATCAATACCACAAAGGGAAAAGAGCTCTTTGTAGATGAAGGAGTCTACACAAGAAACAGGCACTTTCGAATTTACAAGTCTACCAAGTTGGGAAAGAATTCCCACCTGACCGTGAGCGACGATTCTGAGTACATCCTCAGCACAACATACACGAACAAAGAATTGGGATTATTCTTGGACTCTTTGATATCTTATGTACCAAGTACTAagaatttgattttacttGAATACCAGGATAAAAATTCGGTAGACGCGATTAAATATTCCAAAGAATGCTTAAGTCAGCGTCGGGTTTATGTCAGAGCtgagaagaaaattgaatcacCATATCCTGACATCGATAAATTCATCTTAGACATTGTGAAACCTGGCAAAATTCGGGAAGTCAAACTTCTGAATAACAGCGTACTGTTATATGCATTCATAGATCATag ATACTGTGCCAATATAGGCAGGCCACATAAAAGCAATGGGGTATATTGGGTTGttgatttgaataacaaaGTAGCATTCCAAAAGTGCTACGATCATGACTGCGCTGGCTTTAAATCTGCACCCAGAGAATTACcagaaaaaatatgtttcgaAATGGACAAGGAAACTGACATCCTTCTGTCCTCTGTTCCTGACCCTCAAGACTGCTCTTTGCGTCAGACTGATAATTTCGTCGCATTAGAAGATGACGATTTAGAATTAGCAAATATCGATCTACCATAA
- the LOC124184608 gene encoding stAR-related lipid transfer protein 7, mitochondrial isoform X3: MHCLHVSNALARRYNPNLIHARNNTSKSFEAIGRKWGGRWVRLWLREQSHEVAKSCARQFECIVAQRVRRTLQIFHLYTKIWDEVALKSFVNIWRRRLGQNTRKYLFGAAGVSAYNWDRERIPDNELHRYSKELTDIYQLRENTVTCAKCHLRLVIDVTQSGVKYCQCHGAKPALASVQNGLILSNGDQWQPFIERQDMIMWRKEEPESGGLYAYKVYGSFPDVSAEDFLHVQVDVEYRKEWDPTARHLEVIDTDPSTESCLDHRSEIVYWEMIWPRLFANRDYVFQRRWLIDKEEGLIVIVSRTSDHPKAPLRPDTHRVSTYWSYMVIKPYTEFDQPGIEFGLTYFDDPGVNIPSAVTTWVAMSGVPDFLCRMRKATLDYQSRKSNDAKSAMVNIVENQPIVLETCSDSSVSDVGYVSEVKENTETPKEKGDEEPKPERSDKKERSAENTEDKAEDKRESVMGPTPDEERGFLHYFLPSRLFT, from the exons ATGCATTGCCTGCACGTGTCGAACGCCCTTGCTCGTCGTTATAACCCCAATTTGATTCATGCGAGGAACAATACTAGTAAGAGTTTCGAGGCCATCGGAAGAAAATGGGGTGGACGTTGGGTCAGGTTGTGGTTAAGGGAGCAAAGTCATGAGGTGGCAAAATCCTGCGCCAGACAATTCGAGTGCATTGTTGCCCAACGCGTAAGGCGAACActgcaaatttttcacttgtaCACTAAAATTTGGGACGAGGTCGCCCTCAAGTCGTTTGTTAATATATGGCGGCGAAGGCTCGGTCAAAATACTAGAAAGTATTTGTTTGGCGCTGCTGGCGTCTCCGCCTACAATTGGGATCGAGAAAGAATTCCAGACAATGAACTCCACAG ATACTCCAAAGAACTCACGGACATCTACCAGCTGCGAGAGAATACCGTTACGTGCGCAAAGTGCCACCTGAGACTAGTCATTGATGTCACACAGTCTGGAGTTAAATACTGCCAATGTCATGGCGCGAAACCCGCACTGGCATCTGTCCAAAATGGTCTTATCTTGA GTAACGGAGATCAATGGCAGCCATTCATAGAGAGGCAGGATATGATAATGTGGCGCAAAGAAGAGCCCGAAAGTGGAGGGTTGTATGCTTACAAGGTCTATGGGTCATTTCCAGATGTGTCAGCGGAGGATTTTCTACATGTTCAAGTTGACGTTGAGTATAGAAAAGAATGGGATCCTACTGCCAGACACCTGGAGGTTATTGACACTGATCCCAGCACAGAGTCGTGCTTGGATCATCGCAGTGAAATTGTTTACTGGGAAATGATTTGGCCG AGATTATTTGCAAACAGAGATTACGTCTTTCAAAGAAGATGGCTCATCGATAAGGAAGAGGGCCTTATCGTCATTGTTAGCAGGACATCCGATCATCCCAAGGCCCCACTTAGGCCTGATACGCACAG aGTATCAACGTATTGGTCATACATGGTAATAAAACCATATACGGAATTTGATCAGCCTGGTATTGAGTTTGGATTAACATATTTTGATGACCCTGGTGTAAACATACCGTCAGCTGTGACCACTTGGGTAGCAATGAGTG GGGTTCCTGATTTCTTGTGTCGTATGAGGAAAGCAACACTAGATTACCAGAGCCGCAAATCGAACGATGCAAAATCTGCAATGGTCAATATAGTTGAAAATCAGCCGATTGTTCTGGAGACGTGTAGTGATTCATCTGTTAGTGATGTTGGTTACGTATCCGAAGTGAAGGAAAATACAGAAACACCAAAAGAAAAGGGGGATGAAGAACCAAAGCCAGAGAGAAGTGACAAAAAAGAACGAAGTGCAGAAAATACGGAAGATAAAGCAGAAGACAAAAGAGAAAGCGTAATGGGCCCTACACCAGATGAAGAACGTGGCTTTTTACACTACTTCTTACCGTCCCGACTGTTCACGTGA
- the LOC124184608 gene encoding stAR-related lipid transfer protein 7, mitochondrial isoform X1: MHCLHVSNALARRYNPNLIHARNNTSKSFEAIGRKWGGRWVRLWLREQSHEVAKSCARQFECIVAQRVRRTLQIFHLYTKIWDEVALKSFVNIWRRRLGQNTRKYLFGAAGVSAYNWDRERIPDNELHRYSKELTDIYQLRENTVTCAKCHLRLVIDVTQSGVKYCQCHGAKPALASVQNGLILSNGDQWQPFIERQDMIMWRKEEPESGGLYAYKVYGSFPDVSAEDFLHVQVDVEYRKEWDPTARHLEVIDTDPSTESCLDHRSEIVYWEMIWPRLFANRDYVFQRRWLIDKEEGLIVIVSRTSDHPKAPLRPDTHRVSTYWSYMVIKPYTEFDQPGIEFGLTYFDDPGVNIPSAVTTWVAMSVLSFLDKGVPDFLCRMRKATLDYQSRKSNDAKSAMVNIVENQPIVLETCSDSSVSDVGYVSEVKENTETPKEKGDEEPKPERSDKKERSAENTEDKAEDKRESVMGPTPDEERGFLHYFLPSRLFT; encoded by the exons ATGCATTGCCTGCACGTGTCGAACGCCCTTGCTCGTCGTTATAACCCCAATTTGATTCATGCGAGGAACAATACTAGTAAGAGTTTCGAGGCCATCGGAAGAAAATGGGGTGGACGTTGGGTCAGGTTGTGGTTAAGGGAGCAAAGTCATGAGGTGGCAAAATCCTGCGCCAGACAATTCGAGTGCATTGTTGCCCAACGCGTAAGGCGAACActgcaaatttttcacttgtaCACTAAAATTTGGGACGAGGTCGCCCTCAAGTCGTTTGTTAATATATGGCGGCGAAGGCTCGGTCAAAATACTAGAAAGTATTTGTTTGGCGCTGCTGGCGTCTCCGCCTACAATTGGGATCGAGAAAGAATTCCAGACAATGAACTCCACAG ATACTCCAAAGAACTCACGGACATCTACCAGCTGCGAGAGAATACCGTTACGTGCGCAAAGTGCCACCTGAGACTAGTCATTGATGTCACACAGTCTGGAGTTAAATACTGCCAATGTCATGGCGCGAAACCCGCACTGGCATCTGTCCAAAATGGTCTTATCTTGA GTAACGGAGATCAATGGCAGCCATTCATAGAGAGGCAGGATATGATAATGTGGCGCAAAGAAGAGCCCGAAAGTGGAGGGTTGTATGCTTACAAGGTCTATGGGTCATTTCCAGATGTGTCAGCGGAGGATTTTCTACATGTTCAAGTTGACGTTGAGTATAGAAAAGAATGGGATCCTACTGCCAGACACCTGGAGGTTATTGACACTGATCCCAGCACAGAGTCGTGCTTGGATCATCGCAGTGAAATTGTTTACTGGGAAATGATTTGGCCG AGATTATTTGCAAACAGAGATTACGTCTTTCAAAGAAGATGGCTCATCGATAAGGAAGAGGGCCTTATCGTCATTGTTAGCAGGACATCCGATCATCCCAAGGCCCCACTTAGGCCTGATACGCACAG aGTATCAACGTATTGGTCATACATGGTAATAAAACCATATACGGAATTTGATCAGCCTGGTATTGAGTTTGGATTAACATATTTTGATGACCCTGGTGTAAACATACCGTCAGCTGTGACCACTTGGGTAGCAATGAGTG TTTTATCATTTCTTGATAAAGGGGTTCCTGATTTCTTGTGTCGTATGAGGAAAGCAACACTAGATTACCAGAGCCGCAAATCGAACGATGCAAAATCTGCAATGGTCAATATAGTTGAAAATCAGCCGATTGTTCTGGAGACGTGTAGTGATTCATCTGTTAGTGATGTTGGTTACGTATCCGAAGTGAAGGAAAATACAGAAACACCAAAAGAAAAGGGGGATGAAGAACCAAAGCCAGAGAGAAGTGACAAAAAAGAACGAAGTGCAGAAAATACGGAAGATAAAGCAGAAGACAAAAGAGAAAGCGTAATGGGCCCTACACCAGATGAAGAACGTGGCTTTTTACACTACTTCTTACCGTCCCGACTGTTCACGTGA